A stretch of the Verrucomicrobiota bacterium genome encodes the following:
- a CDS encoding 2-dehydro-3-deoxyglucarate aldolase, with amino-acid sequence MKQNHVRAKLKRGEPSVGTWLTVPSPVTAQLMARTGFDWLTIEMEHTPFSMETAAECFAIIAASGPAPFARVPLNNVQNIKRVLDTGAWGIVVPLVNSRAEAEAAVNAARYAPLGQRTIGGQLHAVNFDTDPATYYDRANDEILVVVMAEQIQAVEAADEILSVPGIDVVFIGPNDLHKSMGKKPVFDSDSKEYVEAVQHILKTAKKHGVAPGIHVLDAPTAKRRLDEGFQFVAVASESGLMLAKAREVASALGIGAGKVVAKY; translated from the coding sequence ATGAAACAAAACCATGTCCGCGCAAAATTGAAACGCGGCGAACCGAGCGTCGGCACCTGGCTGACGGTGCCTTCGCCCGTGACCGCGCAATTGATGGCGAGAACCGGCTTTGACTGGCTCACCATTGAGATGGAGCACACGCCGTTCTCAATGGAAACGGCTGCGGAATGTTTCGCGATCATCGCGGCATCAGGGCCCGCCCCCTTCGCGCGCGTCCCGCTGAACAACGTCCAGAATATCAAACGCGTGCTCGACACCGGCGCCTGGGGCATCGTCGTGCCGTTGGTCAACAGCCGCGCCGAAGCCGAGGCCGCGGTCAATGCCGCGCGCTACGCGCCGCTCGGCCAGCGCACCATCGGCGGCCAGCTTCACGCGGTGAATTTCGACACCGACCCCGCCACTTATTACGACCGCGCCAACGATGAAATCCTGGTGGTCGTGATGGCCGAACAGATTCAAGCCGTCGAAGCAGCGGACGAAATCCTGAGCGTGCCCGGCATCGATGTCGTGTTCATCGGGCCGAACGACCTCCACAAATCCATGGGCAAAAAACCGGTGTTCGACAGCGACAGCAAAGAGTACGTCGAGGCCGTGCAGCACATCCTCAAGACCGCGAAAAAGCACGGAGTGGCTCCCGGAATTCACGTGCTGGACGCGCCCACGGCCAAACGGCGGCTGGATGAGGGCTTTCAATTTGTCGCCGTGGCCAGCGAATCGGGATTGATGCTCGCGAAAGCGCGAGAAGTCGCCAGCGCGCTCGGCATCGGCGCCGGCAAAGTCGTGGCAAAATACTGA
- a CDS encoding hydroxyacid dehydrogenase, translated as MSWKVLITARTFKDVGGPAMDALKSAGCDVVVPPRFGPFPEPELLPLLEGVDAVLCSPDQYSDSALRSPQAARLKIISRWGVGYDSIDIAAATRQGIAVAYVPGLLNETVADYTFAMLLALARRVHEGHAWMAKGDWKLFWGSDVSGKALGIIGCGRIGQAVARRAAGFNLKLLGYDLVQMPEAEKLGIRMVSLDTLLAESDFVTLHAALTPQSRGLIGEAQLRKMQKSAFLINAGRGALIDEAALVRALQEGWIAGAALDTFAKEPLPSDHPLRFAPNVLLTPHLASFARENGMRVSLAAAQAILDLMNGKRPQSLVNPDVLASAQLCARLQ; from the coding sequence CGTCGTGGTTCCGCCTCGCTTCGGCCCGTTTCCCGAACCCGAACTTCTGCCGCTCCTCGAAGGCGTGGATGCCGTGCTGTGCAGCCCGGACCAGTATTCCGATTCGGCGTTGCGGTCCCCTCAAGCCGCGCGCTTGAAAATCATTTCCCGGTGGGGCGTCGGTTACGATTCCATCGACATCGCAGCGGCGACGCGGCAGGGCATCGCCGTGGCCTATGTGCCCGGCCTGCTGAACGAAACCGTCGCCGACTACACGTTCGCGATGCTCCTGGCCTTGGCGCGGCGTGTTCACGAAGGCCACGCGTGGATGGCGAAGGGCGATTGGAAACTTTTTTGGGGCAGTGACGTTTCGGGAAAGGCGCTCGGCATCATCGGCTGCGGGCGCATCGGCCAAGCCGTGGCGCGCCGCGCCGCCGGATTCAACTTGAAACTCCTGGGCTACGACCTCGTGCAAATGCCCGAAGCCGAGAAACTGGGAATCCGCATGGTCTCGCTGGACACGCTGCTCGCGGAAAGCGATTTCGTCACGCTCCACGCGGCGCTCACTCCGCAAAGCCGCGGCCTCATCGGCGAAGCGCAGCTCCGCAAAATGCAAAAGAGCGCCTTCCTGATCAACGCCGGACGCGGCGCGTTGATCGACGAAGCGGCGTTGGTCCGCGCACTGCAAGAAGGCTGGATCGCGGGCGCGGCGCTGGACACGTTCGCGAAGGAACCGCTGCCCTCGGATCACCCGCTGCGCTTCGCCCCAAACGTCTTGCTCACACCGCACCTCGCGTCCTTCGCCCGTGAAAACGGCATGCGCGTCAGCCTGGCGGCGGCTCAGGCGATTCTGGATCTGATGAATGGGAAACGGCCGCAGTCCCTGGTGAATCCGGACGTGCTCGCATCCGCTCAGTTGTGCGCGCGATTGCAGTGA